The segment TCGCTTACCAGAGCAGCAAAACCATCTATCAAGTCAAGCATGGGATGCTCTCGGACTACTTGATTGCACAACTCAAGCATCCGTCTGTTCAGATGGCTCTTGCGTAAGTCCTGGCTGTCCTAAATTATGTGTGAGATTAGCGGGTTGTGAGGGGCTGCCTCTCACAACCCATATGGGATGGCTATGGTCTTACGGGGTGATGTGAAAGTGGGACAAGGCTCAATTCCACATCACCCTCACCGCAAAATTAACAGGTCATTTGTCTGGGGTAATGAGGCCGACAAGGCGTACCCCAGCAAACCTGACCCTCAGGTAAGCTACTAAAGACACTACTGCGCGCACCCACCACAGCATTAGCTCCCACTTGTACCCCAGGGGCGATAAAACAGTCGGTAGCGACCCAAGCACCGTTGCCAATTGTAATCGGGGCCGTCACTAGCCCAAAGGCCGTGTCTTGAAAGTTGTGGCTACCAGTGCAAAGATACGACTTCTGCGAAATGACAGAGTGCTGACCGACTTGAATGCGATCGAGGCTGTAAAAAACCACATCATCCCCAATCCAGCTATAGTCCCCGATCGCGACCTTCCAAGGGTAAGTAAACCGAGCGGTGGGACGAATCACCACTCCTACCCCAACCTCTGCCCCAAACAGCTTGAGCAAACTCCGGCGTAACCCATTGGCTGGGTGAGGCGTGAGCGGAAAGGCGATCGCCTGCACCAACCACCAGATCAGCACGTACCAGCCCGGACGACCGCGATCGAACCTAGATTGGTCGTAGCGCCGCAGATCCATCCAGGCTTCAGGTTCTTGCGCGGTCGGCTGACTGGTTTCGGCTGGAGGATTGGCGATCGCGTCGTTGAAC is part of the Trichocoleus sp. FACHB-46 genome and harbors:
- the hpsU gene encoding hormogonium polysaccharide biosynthesis acetyltransferase HpsU, translating into MTSTPNPGLEPQFNDAIANPPAETSQPTAQEPEAWMDLRRYDQSRFDRGRPGWYVLIWWLVQAIAFPLTPHPANGLRRSLLKLFGAEVGVGVVIRPTARFTYPWKVAIGDYSWIGDDVVFYSLDRIQVGQHSVISQKSYLCTGSHNFQDTAFGLVTAPITIGNGAWVATDCFIAPGVQVGANAVVGARSSVFSSLPEGQVCWGTPCRPHYPRQMTC